The Megalobrama amblycephala isolate DHTTF-2021 linkage group LG20, ASM1881202v1, whole genome shotgun sequence genome includes a window with the following:
- the itgb3b gene encoding integrin beta-3b, whose amino-acid sequence MEKTSSKLSSLWIYCVIVFLSDAGLGSNICTSRGASTCQQCLAVHPTCAWCFQEDFGQDVPGSSRCDLKKNLIDAGCKRGALEYPTSKKNVTENKDLSDKASGSTTDVTQIKPQRISISLRPDDSQVFTLKVRQVEDYPVDLYYLMDLSYSMNDDLSQLRRLGRGLAEEMSKTTSNLRMGFGAFVDKPVSPYMYISPQEAVLNPCYSIPYKCQPQFGYRHVLSLTEEVGRFTEEVKKQKVSRNRDAPEGGFDAIIQAAVCKEKIGWRPGASHLLVFTTDAKTHVALDGRLAGIVRPNDGQCYVGTDNIYNMSTTMDYPSLALITEKMSENNINLIFAVTSHVESLYKNYSELIPGTAVGTLSEDSHNVIQLIQDAYAKLRSKVELELLNVPEELSLTFNATCLNGEVIPGLRSCSGLKRGDTVSFSVEARARGCPKEKRKTFTIKPVGFKDTLQITVNFECECKCQAKAEPDSPICHHGNGTYECGICLCNPGRLGPRCECAEGDYSPTEQDACTGPNKVICSGRGDCVCGQCVCHNNDFGKVWGKRCECDDFSCLRYKGELCSGHGTCSCGFCQCDPDWKGENCNCSTRTDTCMSSLGLLCSGRGQCVCGSCECTQPGAYGSTCDKCPTCPDACTLKKDCVECKHFKRGKLFDDETCTRICRDEIKLVDDLVFHDKNAVNCTYKDEDDCVQRFQYYEDNSGKSILSLVKEPDCPKGPDILVVLLSVAGAILFLGLAALLIWKLLITIHDRREFAKFEEERARAKWETGHNPLYKGATSTFTNITYRGKD is encoded by the exons GACTTTGGACAAGATGTGCCTGGCTCCTCCCGATGTGACCTGAAGAAGAACCTCATAGATGCAGGATGCAAGAGAGGAGCTCTGGAGTATCCCACCAGCAAAAAGAATGTGACAGAGAACAAGGATCTCAGTGACAAGGCCTCGGGATCCACCACCGACGTCACCCAGATCAAGCCTCAGAGAATAAGCATCTCTCTGAGACCTG ATGATTCCCAGGTCTTCACGCTGAAAGTCCGTCAGGTTGAGGACTACCCAGTGGACTTGTATTATCTGATGGACCTGTCCTACTCCATGAATGACGACCTGTCTCAGTTGCGGCGGCTGGGGCGAGGCCTGGCTGAAGAGATGAGTAAAACCACCAGTAATCTGCGCATGGGCTTTGGGGCTTTCGTGGATAAACCTGTGTCACCGTACATGTACATCTCCCCTCAAGAGGCCGTGCTAAATCCCTGTTACTC aATCCCCTACAAATGCCAGCCTCAGTTTGGCTACAGACATGTTCTGTCTCTGACGGAGGAGGTGGGCCGCTTTACAGAGGAAGTGAAGAAACAGAAGGTGTCTCGGAACAGGGACGCCCCAGAGGGAGGCTTTGACGCCATCATACAGGCAGCCGTGTGCAAG GAGAAAATTGGATGGAGACCAGGTGCATCTCATTTACTGGTTTTCACCACAGATGCCAAGACACATGTGGCACTGGATGGGCGCCTGGCGGGAATTGTGCGGCCCAATGACGGCCAATGCTATGTGGGAACAGATAACATCTACAATATGTCTACAACTATG GACTACCCATCACTGGCATTAATCACagagaaaatgtcagaaaacaatataaatctcATCTTTGCTGTGACTAGCCATGTGGAATCACTTTATAAG AACTACAGTGAGCTGATCCCTGGCACTGCAGTGGGAACGCTGTCCGAGGATTCTCATAATGTCATCCAGCTGATCCAGGATGCATATGCT AAACTGCGCTCTAAGGTTGAGCTGGAGCTCTTGAATGTCCCTGAAGAGCTCAGTCTGACATTTAATGCTACATGTCTCAATGGAGAGGTCATCCCTGGACTAAGATCCTGCTCTGGCCTCAAAAGAGGAGATACC GTGTCCTTTAGCGTAGAAGCTCGGGCCAGGGGCTGTCCCAAGGAAAAGCGCAAGACCTTTACCATCAAACCAGTGGGCTTTAAAGACACTTTGCAGATCACAGTCAACTTTGAGTGTGAGTGTAAATGCCAAGCTAAGGCAGAGCCTGACAGTCCCATCTGTCACCACGGCAATGGCACCTATGAGTGTGGAATCTGCCTGTGTAACCCAGGACGACTGGGTCCCAGGTGTGAGTGTGCCGAAGGGGACTACAGCCCCACCGAACAGGATGCCTGCACCGGGCCGAACAAAGTGATCTGCAGCGGCCGTGGAGACTGCGTGTGCGGCCAATGCGTGTGCCACAATAATGATTTCGGCAAGGTGTGGGGGAAGAGGTGTGAGTGTGACGATTTCAGCTGCTTGCGGTACAAAGGAGAGCTCTGCTCAG GTCATGGCACTTGTTCCTGTGGTTTTTGCCAGTGTGATCCAGACTGGAAGGGGGAGAACTGCAATTGTTCTACTCGTACAGACACCTGTATGTCCAGCTTGGGACTGCTGTGCAGCGGTCgtggtcagtgtgtgtgtgggagctGTGAGTGCACTCAGCCTGGGGCCTACGGCTCCACCTGCGACAAATGCCCCACCTGCCCTGACGCCTGCACCCTGAAGAA GGACTGTGTAGAGTGTAAGCACTTTAAGAGGGGGAAACTCTTCGATGATGAAACCTGCACTCGAATCTGCAGAGATGAAATCAAACTGGTGGATGATCTCG TGTTCCATGATAAGAATGCAGTAAATTGCACCTATAAGGATGAGGATGACTGCGTGCAAAGGTTTCAGTACTATGAGGATAACAGTGGCAAATCCATCTTGTCTTTGGTCAAAGAGCCAG ACTGCCCTAAAGGCCCTGATATCTTGGTGGTGCTTCTGTCAGTAGCTGGTGCCATATTGTTCTTGGGTCTGGCCGCCCTGCTTATCTGGAAACTGCTTATCACCATCCATGATCGCCGTGAATTTGCTAAGTTCGAGGAGGAGCGGGCACGTGCAAAGTGGGAAACG